The following proteins are co-located in the Deinococcus metallilatus genome:
- a CDS encoding sensor histidine kinase, giving the protein MTDSSASLSTPPPPAPRGVPLSDRVKLVRNLLPPLIVLVVAVVEFVIAQLRNPVAEVWAHLLFYGLVGPAVTFFTVEWIAEGTRARERAERELRVTYARLSASHGQLQAVQELMRDLTDAPDMGAVVEVAARGAVRATGATHATLTVPGGLSGSASGETPAAPGTELYPLRVGIPGGGALALHFDTPPTPETQTLAQALAAEVATGVEAARQRTLDLMTLYSVDQSIRAERNMRRLLARVTRNMAERVQAGARAAYLSDQDGVLRLEYAQHAGGESSSSGALAPAFVGRVAQADTPLVASAQEAAEVFPEAKSALGFPMRDEEGLVGVLVLGDARPDAFEGARLPLLALLAAQAALGVRNARAYLYSEELAISDERARIAREIHDGVAQSLAFCALKLDLVARQLHSDPDKAEAEVKAATALLREQIREVRRSIFALRPIDLERYGLLETVRRYVEDFGQQNNLRSTLNVTGDIHLAPGDEAVVFRILQESLNNVAKHARAREVTVTLHGGERVTLRVQDDGAGFDPEQVSGRVSSAGGLGLMQMRERVESRGGNYRVLSSPGHGTLVEAEVPQA; this is encoded by the coding sequence ATGACCGACTCGTCCGCCTCGCTGTCCACTCCGCCGCCCCCAGCTCCGCGCGGGGTGCCGCTGTCGGACCGGGTGAAGCTGGTCCGGAACCTGCTGCCGCCCCTCATCGTGCTGGTGGTGGCGGTGGTGGAGTTCGTGATCGCGCAACTGCGGAACCCCGTCGCGGAGGTCTGGGCGCATCTGCTGTTCTACGGACTGGTCGGCCCGGCGGTGACTTTTTTTACCGTGGAATGGATCGCGGAAGGCACCCGCGCCCGGGAGCGGGCCGAACGGGAACTGCGCGTGACCTATGCCCGGCTGAGTGCCTCGCACGGGCAGCTCCAGGCCGTGCAGGAACTGATGCGCGACCTGACGGACGCCCCCGATATGGGCGCGGTCGTGGAAGTCGCGGCGCGCGGCGCGGTGCGGGCGACCGGGGCCACCCACGCGACCCTGACCGTACCGGGCGGCCTGAGCGGCTCGGCCTCCGGGGAGACGCCCGCCGCCCCGGGCACGGAACTGTATCCGCTGCGGGTCGGGATTCCGGGGGGCGGGGCGCTCGCGCTGCACTTCGACACGCCGCCCACGCCGGAAACCCAGACGCTCGCGCAGGCGCTGGCCGCCGAGGTGGCGACCGGGGTGGAGGCCGCGCGGCAGCGGACCCTCGACCTGATGACGCTCTACAGCGTGGACCAGTCCATCCGCGCCGAGCGCAACATGCGCCGCCTGCTCGCCCGCGTGACCCGCAACATGGCCGAGCGGGTGCAGGCGGGCGCGCGGGCCGCCTACCTGAGCGACCAGGACGGCGTGTTGCGGCTGGAATACGCCCAGCACGCGGGCGGCGAGAGCAGCAGCAGCGGCGCGCTGGCCCCGGCCTTCGTGGGGCGGGTGGCGCAGGCGGACACGCCCCTGGTGGCGAGCGCCCAGGAGGCCGCCGAGGTGTTCCCCGAGGCAAAAAGTGCCCTGGGCTTCCCGATGCGCGACGAGGAGGGGCTGGTCGGCGTGCTGGTGCTGGGGGACGCCCGCCCCGACGCCTTCGAGGGCGCCCGCCTGCCGCTGCTGGCCCTGCTGGCCGCCCAGGCCGCGCTGGGGGTCCGCAACGCCCGCGCCTACCTGTACTCCGAAGAACTGGCGATCAGCGACGAACGCGCCCGGATCGCCCGCGAGATTCACGACGGCGTGGCGCAGTCGCTGGCCTTCTGCGCCCTGAAGCTCGACCTGGTGGCCCGCCAGCTCCACAGCGACCCGGATAAGGCGGAAGCGGAGGTGAAGGCCGCCACCGCCCTGCTGCGCGAGCAGATCCGCGAGGTGCGGCGCTCGATCTTCGCGCTGCGCCCGATTGACCTCGAACGCTACGGGCTGCTGGAAACGGTGCGGCGTTACGTGGAGGACTTCGGCCAGCAGAACAACCTCCGCTCCACCCTGAATGTGACCGGGGACATCCACCTCGCGCCGGGGGACGAAGCGGTGGTGTTCCGTATCCTGCAAGAGAGCCTGAACAACGTCGCCAAGCACGCCCGCGCCCGCGAGGTCACAGTGACGCTGCACGGCGGCGAGCGCGTCACGCTGCGCGTGCAGGACGACGGCGCGGGCTTCGATCCGGAACAGGTGTCGGGCCGCGTCAGCAGCGCCGGGGGCCTGGGCCTGATGCAGATGCGCGAGCGCGTCGAGAGCCGGGGCGGGAATTACCGCGTGCTGAGCAGCCCCGGTCACGGGACGCTGGTGGAGGCGGAAGTGCCGCAGGCGTGA
- a CDS encoding type II toxin-antitoxin system Phd/YefM family antitoxin, which translates to MIERTYTQARAELASLMDRAVNDRETVIIERRGRESVALIAADELRSLQESAHLLRSPANARRLLSALQRALADEGESLTPAELVRRVGLDGE; encoded by the coding sequence ATGATCGAACGGACCTACACCCAGGCACGGGCTGAACTCGCCTCCCTGATGGACCGTGCTGTGAATGACCGCGAGACGGTGATCATCGAACGCCGGGGGCGAGAAAGTGTGGCCCTGATCGCCGCCGACGAACTCCGCAGCCTTCAGGAAAGCGCACACCTACTGCGCTCACCCGCGAACGCCCGCCGCCTCCTGTCTGCCCTCCAGCGCGCCCTTGCGGACGAGGGGGAAAGCCTCACCCCGGCGGAACTGGTCCGGAGGGTGGGGCTGGATGGCGAATGA
- a CDS encoding Txe/YoeB family addiction module toxin: MANETARVAVFQPEFIEDLTYWVQTDRKTALRLLRLVELVLRDPFGGLGKPEPLKYLGPNIWSRRLTEEHRLIYLVRDTRIDFLQGRYHYG, encoded by the coding sequence ATGGCGAATGAAACGGCGCGTGTGGCGGTCTTCCAGCCGGAGTTCATCGAGGACCTGACCTACTGGGTGCAGACGGACCGCAAGACGGCCCTGCGCCTCCTGCGGTTGGTCGAACTCGTTCTGCGCGACCCCTTCGGCGGGCTGGGCAAGCCTGAACCCCTCAAGTACCTCGGCCCGAACATCTGGTCCCGCCGTCTCACCGAAGAACACCGTCTGATCTACCTCGTCCGCGACACGAGAATTGATTTTCTGCAAGGGCGCTACCATTACGGCTGA
- a CDS encoding RNA methyltransferase — protein MNLAVVLVSPKTPGNIGAAARAMLNMGASDLRIVAPRCDPLDSQAVAMAVHAADLLRSARIYPTLREALADRDVSVGTSARLRADLPPPRHPAQVRPLVRAAAAPALVFGPEETGLVNSDLEQCQVTVRVPTAEYASLNLAQAVLLVCYEFLQAQDEPPAYDRKTATREEMEAMYGHLHDTMELIGYTDAVRARHTLRLWRAMLDRALMSSAESRLFRGFLRQVKWKVEDAARRGTGAGRGGDAVE, from the coding sequence GTGAATCTCGCGGTCGTCCTCGTCTCTCCCAAAACGCCCGGCAACATCGGGGCGGCGGCCCGCGCGATGCTGAACATGGGGGCCAGTGACCTGCGGATCGTCGCGCCGCGGTGCGATCCCCTCGATTCTCAGGCCGTGGCGATGGCGGTCCACGCCGCCGATCTGCTGCGAAGTGCGCGCATCTACCCCACCCTGCGCGAGGCGCTGGCCGACCGGGACGTGAGCGTGGGCACCTCCGCCCGCCTCCGCGCCGACCTGCCCCCGCCCCGGCATCCGGCCCAGGTGCGCCCGCTGGTGCGCGCGGCCGCCGCCCCCGCGCTGGTCTTCGGCCCGGAGGAGACGGGGCTGGTCAACAGCGATCTGGAGCAGTGTCAGGTGACGGTGCGCGTCCCGACCGCCGAGTACGCCAGCCTGAATCTCGCGCAGGCGGTGCTGCTGGTGTGCTACGAGTTCCTCCAGGCACAGGATGAACCCCCGGCCTACGACCGCAAGACCGCCACCCGCGAAGAGATGGAAGCGATGTACGGCCACCTGCATGACACGATGGAACTGATCGGCTACACCGACGCCGTGCGCGCCCGCCACACGCTGCGGCTGTGGCGTGCGATGCTCGACCGCGCATTGATGAGCAGCGCCGAGAGCCGCCTCTTCCGGGGCTTTCTGCGGCAGGTGAAGTGGAAGGTGGAGGACGCGGCCCGGCGGGGAACAGGGGCGGGGCGGGGCGGGGACGCGGTGGAGTGA
- a CDS encoding alpha/beta fold hydrolase produces the protein MTEGRPRTVLFLHAYPLSAAMWEDQKAALEAAGLTVLAPNLPGFGGEEGAITSLADTARDLLKTLPPDPTLLVGLSMGGYLALELLAQAPERFARAVLADTSARADDEEKQKDRRQQAERVLKEGKGFIIEAAREEHRPETFTRIRPMIEAATPQGIAGALRAMAARPDQRDTLRRLNLPLLALVGEQDDLTPPDLAGEIAELGHGERQIIPGAMHLSNLEAPEAFSAALLAFLR, from the coding sequence ATGACCGAAGGCCGCCCCCGCACCGTCCTCTTCCTCCACGCCTACCCCCTCTCCGCCGCCATGTGGGAGGACCAGAAAGCCGCGCTGGAGGCGGCGGGCCTGACCGTCCTCGCCCCCAACCTGCCCGGTTTCGGCGGGGAAGAGGGAGCGATTACTTCCCTCGCGGACACCGCCCGCGATCTGCTGAAGACGCTGCCGCCCGACCCCACCTTGCTCGTCGGCCTCAGCATGGGGGGCTACCTCGCTCTGGAACTGCTGGCGCAGGCCCCGGAGCGCTTCGCCCGCGCCGTGCTGGCCGACACCTCCGCCCGCGCGGACGACGAGGAGAAGCAGAAAGACCGCCGTCAGCAGGCCGAGCGCGTGCTGAAGGAAGGCAAGGGCTTCATCATCGAGGCGGCCCGCGAGGAACACCGCCCCGAAACCTTCACCCGCATCCGTCCCATGATCGAGGCGGCCACGCCCCAGGGCATCGCCGGGGCACTCCGCGCGATGGCGGCGCGGCCCGACCAGCGGGATACCCTCCGCCGCCTGAACCTGCCCCTGCTGGCCCTGGTCGGGGAGCAGGACGACCTCACGCCGCCCGACCTGGCGGGGGAAATTGCGGAACTGGGGCACGGCGAGCGGCAGATCATCCCCGGCGCGATGCACCTCTCGAACCTGGAGGCGCCGGAAGCATTCAGCGCGGCGCTGCTGGCCTTTCTGAGGTGA
- a CDS encoding glycogen synthase, whose amino-acid sequence MQVLHVASEVFPFSRSGGLGDVLGALPAVQARLGADVTVVSPWYASLSGTPQEVWRGEVPGAGLVWAGEVREEGVRFLFVGLPAFERPGLYHPDDVERFCAFGRAVLPVLEALEITPDVLHGHDWQAGLVVAYAHLAGWRAAFTIHNLQYQGRWNLAEAREWTGLPDWTFGPEGVEFYGDLNLMKAGLVFAEQITTVSPTYAREITTPQYGEGLEGLLVRLTLEGRLSGILNGLDQERWDPRTDPDIRPYADAAGKAANAAVLRAEFGLDDAPILGVVSRLADQKGMDLLIMALPELVERWNVVVLGGGDPLLAAALIGWAFHPRVAFASGLNEPLAHRVYAGADAFAMPSRFEPCGLSQMIAMRYGTLPVVRETGGLVDTVPPNVGFRFADAAPGALAAACRQARAVFGDQVEWQARMARGMELNFSWEGPARQYLALYRSL is encoded by the coding sequence ATGCAGGTTCTCCATGTGGCGTCGGAAGTGTTTCCCTTCTCGCGGTCGGGGGGCCTGGGCGACGTGCTGGGCGCGCTGCCCGCCGTCCAGGCCCGGCTGGGCGCGGACGTGACCGTGGTGTCTCCCTGGTACGCCTCGCTGTCCGGCACGCCGCAGGAGGTGTGGCGCGGTGAGGTGCCCGGCGCCGGATTGGTCTGGGCCGGTGAGGTGCGGGAGGAGGGGGTGCGGTTCCTGTTCGTGGGGCTGCCCGCGTTCGAGCGGCCCGGCCTGTACCACCCCGACGACGTGGAACGCTTCTGCGCCTTCGGGCGGGCGGTGCTGCCGGTGCTGGAGGCGCTGGAGATCACCCCCGACGTGCTGCATGGGCACGACTGGCAGGCCGGACTGGTCGTGGCCTACGCCCACCTCGCGGGCTGGCGCGCCGCCTTTACCATCCACAACCTCCAGTACCAGGGCCGCTGGAATCTGGCCGAGGCGCGGGAATGGACCGGACTGCCGGACTGGACCTTTGGCCCCGAGGGCGTGGAGTTCTACGGTGACCTGAACCTGATGAAGGCGGGGCTGGTGTTCGCGGAGCAGATCACCACCGTGAGTCCGACCTACGCGCGCGAGATCACCACGCCGCAGTACGGCGAGGGGCTGGAGGGCCTGCTGGTGCGCCTGACGCTGGAAGGCCGCCTGAGCGGGATTCTCAACGGGCTGGACCAGGAACGCTGGGACCCCCGCACCGACCCCGACATCCGCCCGTATGCGGACGCGGCGGGCAAGGCGGCGAACGCGGCCGTCCTGCGCGCGGAGTTCGGGCTGGACGACGCGCCGATCCTGGGCGTGGTGAGCCGCCTCGCGGATCAGAAGGGAATGGACCTGCTGATCATGGCGCTGCCGGAACTGGTGGAACGCTGGAACGTGGTGGTGCTGGGCGGCGGCGATCCCCTCCTGGCGGCAGCCCTGATCGGGTGGGCCTTTCACCCGCGCGTGGCCTTTGCCTCGGGGTTGAATGAACCGCTCGCGCACCGGGTCTATGCGGGCGCGGACGCCTTCGCCATGCCCAGCCGCTTCGAGCCGTGCGGCCTGTCGCAGATGATCGCCATGCGCTACGGGACCCTGCCTGTCGTGCGTGAGACGGGCGGGCTGGTGGACACCGTGCCGCCCAACGTGGGCTTCCGGTTCGCGGACGCGGCGCCGGGGGCGCTGGCCGCCGCCTGCCGCCAAGCGCGGGCCGTCTTTGGGGATCAGGTGGAGTGGCAGGCCCGAATGGCGCGCGGGATGGAACTGAATTTCAGTTGGGAAGGCCCCGCCCGGCAGTACCTCGCCCTGTACCGCAGCCTGTGA
- a CDS encoding amino acid ABC transporter permease, whose protein sequence is MTAEQLQLILRSAWQALPTLLAAAPITLGYALAAMLLGLPLALLVALARLSGIRPLQWISGVYVSFIRGTPLLVQIFVVYYGLPSFGITLSPLVGGVLALTFNAAAYLSETMRAAILSVPRGQREAALSLGLTPGQTLRLVVLPQAARVALPSLGNTLIGLVKDTSLVSVITVVELLRSAQLVIARTFEPFGPYLAAALIYWLISSLLELVQRRLEVRLSRHG, encoded by the coding sequence ATGACCGCCGAGCAGTTGCAACTGATCCTCCGGAGTGCCTGGCAGGCCCTGCCGACCCTGCTCGCCGCCGCCCCGATCACGCTGGGCTACGCGCTGGCGGCCATGCTGCTGGGGCTGCCGCTGGCGCTGCTGGTCGCCCTGGCGCGGCTCTCGGGGATCAGGCCGCTCCAGTGGATCAGCGGCGTGTACGTCTCGTTCATCCGCGGCACGCCGCTGCTGGTGCAGATCTTCGTGGTGTATTACGGCCTGCCCTCGTTCGGGATCACCCTCAGCCCCCTGGTGGGCGGCGTGCTGGCGCTGACCTTCAATGCCGCCGCCTACCTCTCCGAGACGATGCGCGCGGCGATCCTGAGCGTGCCGCGCGGCCAGCGCGAAGCGGCCCTCAGCCTGGGCCTGACGCCGGGGCAGACGCTGCGGCTGGTCGTGCTGCCCCAGGCGGCGCGGGTGGCCCTCCCCAGCCTGGGCAATACGCTGATCGGGCTGGTCAAGGACACGTCGCTGGTTTCGGTGATCACGGTGGTCGAACTGCTCCGCAGCGCCCAGCTCGTGATCGCGCGGACCTTCGAGCCGTTCGGGCCGTACCTGGCCGCCGCGCTGATCTACTGGCTGATCAGCAGCCTGCTGGAGCTGGTGCAGCGCCGTCTGGAGGTCCGGCTGTCCCGCCACGGCTGA
- a CDS encoding transporter substrate-binding domain-containing protein — MRHLTLLTALALTAGLSAQAAAPTLTPGVLKIAMEGTYPPFTFKDAQGQLTGFDVDIARAVAAKLGLRPEFVLTEWSGILAGLQANKYDVIVNQVGITPERQKSIGFSQPYAYSRPQIIVRKSGNFSPKTLADLKGKRVGVGLGSNFEKQLRDAGGINVVTYPGAPEYLADLAAGRLDAAYNDRLLVGYLITKDRLPIRGAGVIGQPEPVGIAFKKTNAALGNAINRALLQIKADGTYAKISRKWFGEDVSKP; from the coding sequence ATGCGTCATCTGACCCTTCTGACCGCCCTCGCCCTGACGGCTGGCCTGAGTGCCCAGGCCGCCGCGCCGACGCTGACGCCCGGCGTCCTGAAGATCGCGATGGAGGGCACCTACCCGCCCTTTACCTTCAAGGACGCGCAGGGCCAGCTCACCGGCTTCGACGTGGATATCGCCCGGGCGGTCGCGGCCAAGCTGGGACTGCGCCCCGAGTTCGTGCTGACCGAGTGGAGCGGCATCCTGGCCGGACTCCAGGCGAACAAGTACGACGTGATCGTCAACCAGGTGGGCATCACCCCCGAACGGCAGAAGTCCATCGGCTTCAGCCAGCCGTATGCCTACAGTCGCCCGCAGATCATTGTGCGCAAGAGCGGCAACTTCAGTCCCAAGACGCTCGCGGACCTGAAGGGCAAGCGCGTAGGCGTGGGGCTGGGCAGCAACTTCGAGAAGCAGCTCCGGGACGCGGGGGGCATCAACGTGGTCACGTACCCCGGCGCCCCCGAGTACCTGGCGGACCTGGCCGCTGGCCGCCTGGACGCCGCGTACAACGACCGCCTGCTGGTCGGCTACCTGATCACCAAGGACCGGCTGCCGATCCGGGGCGCCGGGGTGATCGGCCAGCCCGAACCCGTCGGGATCGCCTTCAAGAAGACGAATGCGGCGCTGGGGAACGCGATCAACCGCGCCCTGCTCCAGATCAAAGCGGACGGCACCTATGCCAAGATCAGCCGCAAGTGGTTCGGAGAGGATGTCAGCAAGCCCTGA
- a CDS encoding TrmB family transcriptional regulator encodes MSAVIHLQALGLTEYEARAYTALLALGRAVPARVARQAGIPRPKIYETLERLEGRGLAARVGQNPLEYAPLSAREYLARARRAFDDRLGALDRDLSRLTPDPAPEAVYHLYGEAAIRSLCEDLTLNARRSVYMAGETALADRLERLTPRGVDLHRAPLEGLPPVAAEGQRAFLLARDGEAAVIAHFIEAGGSGEAHGVHTHNPVVVHLIEGYVQLAAQRSPAAR; translated from the coding sequence ATGAGTGCCGTGATTCACCTCCAAGCGCTGGGTCTGACCGAATACGAGGCCCGCGCTTACACTGCCCTGCTGGCCCTGGGGCGCGCCGTGCCTGCCCGGGTGGCCCGGCAGGCGGGTATTCCCCGCCCCAAGATCTACGAGACGCTCGAACGGCTGGAGGGCCGGGGCCTCGCGGCGCGGGTCGGGCAGAATCCCCTGGAGTACGCGCCGCTCAGTGCCCGCGAGTACCTGGCCCGTGCCCGCCGCGCCTTCGATGACCGCCTGGGCGCCCTCGACCGCGACCTCTCGCGCCTCACGCCCGACCCCGCCCCGGAGGCCGTCTATCACCTGTACGGCGAGGCGGCCATCCGCAGCCTGTGCGAGGACCTCACGCTCAATGCCCGCCGCAGCGTCTACATGGCGGGGGAGACGGCCCTCGCCGACCGCCTGGAGCGCCTGACGCCCCGGGGCGTGGACCTGCACCGCGCCCCGCTGGAGGGCCTGCCCCCCGTCGCCGCCGAGGGCCAGCGGGCCTTCCTGCTCGCCCGTGACGGCGAGGCCGCCGTGATCGCCCACTTTATCGAAGCCGGGGGCAGCGGCGAGGCGCATGGCGTCCACACGCACAATCCGGTCGTGGTTCACCTGATCGAGGGCTACGTGCAACTCGCGGCCCAGCGGTCCCCCGCCGCCCGTTGA
- a CDS encoding glyoxalase, with the protein MTTLIAGLDHVQIEAPAGCEPQARAFFADFLGLPELHKPEALRGRGGVWFALPDGRQLHVGVTPDFVPREKGHPALRCLDLAAFQTHCEAHGISCRADAEAGVSRVFLRDPFGNRLEVVEGAHESIPLNAAP; encoded by the coding sequence ATGACGACCCTGATTGCCGGGCTGGATCACGTTCAGATCGAGGCGCCTGCGGGCTGCGAACCACAGGCGCGGGCCTTTTTCGCTGACTTCCTGGGGTTGCCGGAACTGCACAAACCGGAGGCGCTGCGGGGCCGGGGCGGTGTCTGGTTTGCCCTGCCGGATGGACGACAACTGCATGTGGGCGTCACCCCCGACTTCGTGCCGCGTGAGAAGGGGCACCCGGCCCTGCGTTGCCTGGACCTCGCCGCCTTTCAGACGCACTGTGAGGCCCACGGTATCTCCTGCCGGGCCGACGCGGAAGCGGGGGTGTCGCGTGTGTTCCTGCGCGACCCTTTCGGCAACCGGCTGGAGGTCGTGGAGGGGGCGCACGAAAGCATTCCGCTGAACGCTGCGCCCTGA
- a CDS encoding Nif3-like dinuclear metal center hexameric protein, with the protein MTDPTPTQPQRGEVDRDTLVRWLNEYLNIAAYPDPSLNGLQIEGTDVIRRVAASVDTSVKTLQDAADSGADLLLVHHGLFWGQPLALTGPHRARVRTALMADLNLYAAHLPLDAHPEVGNNAMIARALSLQQVRPFGDWQGHKIGLAGELPFPQSLQDFADRVQKLTGEICLVHGGGPPNVQRLGIVSGSGAGAVAEAAAAGLDTLLTGEPEHKHFYDAFEYGVNVVFAGHYETEVFGVRALAARLEEEFGLPWQFLHHPTGL; encoded by the coding sequence ATGACGGACCCCACCCCCACCCAGCCCCAGCGCGGCGAAGTTGACCGCGACACGCTGGTGCGCTGGCTGAACGAGTACCTCAACATTGCCGCCTATCCCGACCCCAGCCTGAATGGCCTCCAGATCGAGGGGACGGACGTGATCCGGCGGGTCGCCGCGAGCGTGGATACCAGCGTCAAGACGCTTCAGGACGCGGCCGACAGCGGCGCGGACCTGCTGCTGGTGCACCACGGGCTGTTCTGGGGACAGCCGCTCGCCCTCACCGGGCCGCACCGGGCGCGGGTCCGCACGGCGCTGATGGCCGACCTGAACCTCTACGCCGCGCACCTGCCCCTCGATGCCCACCCCGAGGTCGGCAACAACGCGATGATCGCCCGCGCGCTGAGCCTCCAGCAGGTGCGGCCTTTCGGGGACTGGCAGGGCCACAAGATCGGCCTGGCGGGCGAGCTGCCCTTCCCCCAGAGTTTGCAGGACTTCGCGGACCGGGTGCAGAAGCTCACCGGCGAAATCTGCCTGGTGCATGGGGGCGGGCCGCCGAACGTGCAGCGCCTGGGGATCGTCAGCGGCAGCGGTGCGGGTGCGGTCGCGGAGGCCGCCGCCGCGGGCCTCGATACCCTGCTCACCGGGGAACCCGAGCACAAGCACTTCTATGACGCCTTCGAGTACGGCGTGAACGTGGTCTTCGCCGGGCACTACGAAACCGAGGTCTTCGGCGTGCGTGCCCTCGCCGCCCGCCTGGAGGAAGAGTTCGGCCTGCCGTGGCAGTTCCTGCACCACCCCACCGGCCTGTGA
- the tmk gene encoding dTMP kinase gives MTPGLFVSFEGPEGAGKSTQLAWLAARLAEAGVPHVVTREPGGTPLGTRVREVLLDPLLNIDPLPEFLLYSASRAQLVGNVICPALARGEAVLCDRYADSSLAYQGAGRGLDPTFLAALTREVTGGLVPDLTVLLDLDPALGLARAASRGQPDRLERADLGFHGRVRAGFLALAAQAPRRFLVLDATRDPGALADAIWQAVRDRLSRSPADRSSPHLSGD, from the coding sequence GTGACGCCCGGCCTCTTCGTCTCCTTCGAAGGCCCCGAGGGCGCGGGCAAGAGCACGCAGCTCGCGTGGCTGGCGGCGCGGCTGGCAGAGGCGGGGGTGCCGCACGTGGTCACGCGCGAGCCGGGCGGAACGCCGCTGGGGACCCGCGTCCGTGAGGTGCTGCTGGACCCGCTGCTGAACATCGACCCGCTGCCCGAGTTCCTGCTGTATTCCGCCAGCCGCGCGCAACTCGTCGGCAACGTGATCTGTCCGGCGCTCGCGCGGGGTGAGGCCGTCCTGTGCGACCGGTATGCCGATTCCAGTCTGGCCTACCAGGGAGCCGGGCGCGGGCTGGACCCGACTTTCCTCGCGGCCCTCACGCGCGAGGTGACGGGCGGGCTGGTCCCGGACCTCACGGTGCTGCTCGACCTCGATCCGGCGCTGGGGCTGGCGCGGGCGGCCTCACGTGGGCAGCCCGACCGCCTGGAACGCGCGGACCTGGGGTTTCATGGGCGGGTCCGCGCCGGGTTTCTGGCCCTGGCCGCCCAGGCGCCTCGGCGGTTCCTGGTGCTGGACGCCACCCGCGACCCCGGCGCGCTGGCGGACGCCATCTGGCAGGCGGTGCGGGACAGGCTGAGCCGAAGCCCGGCGGACAGGTCATCCCCTCACCTGAGCGGGGATTGA